Genomic segment of Mycoplasmopsis edwardii:
ACCAGATGTTTTAAATAAATTTATAGAAGAAAATGACATTGGTAATATTCCATTAGTTATAAAAGAAGCTGATAAAGTTCAAGAAGATGAAAATGAAATTAAATTATTAGGAAGCAGATACACAAATGAAACATGAAACTTCAATTCTAAATTATCACAACAATTTGAATCACTTTGTTTAGCTAACTTAAGCGATAAAGCTGAATGATTAAGAGTTACCTTATTAGAAGTAAAAAAAGGCAAAAAAGACAAACAAACTATTTTGAAATTAAAAGATGATTCAAAAGTAATCACTGCATCAGGTTGAAATCAAACTGTTCAAAACCTACTTTATAACAATAACCCAAGAAACATTATGGTATTAATTGTTAAAAAAGATATATTTTACAATGTAAAAGACTTTAAGGAGATTTTAGATGAATAATCAAGCTAAAACATTAGTAATCGATGGAAACTATATGATGTTTCAATCATTTTACGCAACATATAGAGGTGATATTAATGCTATCTTAAGAACATCTTTTGGAATACCAACAAACGCAATTGCAGTGTTTTTATCTCAATTACTTAAATTAATTAAGTTTATTAATCCGACACATTTATTAATAGCATTTGATGCACATGGAAAAACTAAAAGACATGAAATTTTTCCTGAATATAAATCAGGTCGTATGAAAGCACCAATTGAAATTTTTGAACAATTTGACACAATTAAAAAACTTTTAAGTAGTCTAAATGTAAAAATTATTGAACAAGTTGGTGATGAAGCTGATGATATCATTGGTACATATTGTAAAAGAGCAAGTGGAGAAAAATATATCTTTTCATCTGATAAAGATCTTTTACAACTTGTAGATAAGAATACTTATTATGTAATTAAAAAAGGTTTAGACATTAGTTTTATAACCATTGACAACTTCTTTGAAAATTTTGGATTATATCCAAATCAAATTACTACATTCAAAGGTCTCAAAGGCGATTCAAGTGATAATTTACCTGGTGTTAAAGGAATTGGCGAAAAAACTGCATTAAAATTAATTGAAGAATACAAAAACTTTGAATCAATTTACCAAGCAGTGGAAAATAATTCACTTAATGCAACTCAATCAGTAATTAAAAAACTACAAGATGGTAAAGAGCAAGGCTTTATGTCTTATGAACTATCTAAAATTAACACAGATGTCCAAAATATCGATTTAGATTTAAAGCACTATTTACTGAATTTAAATTATGAAAATGCAAAGGAAACAATTGAATATTTAGAGCTATTTTCATTCCAAAGAGAATTGCTTAAATATTTAAAAAAATAATGGTTGCAATAGTTGGAAAAATAGCAAGTGGAAAAACTAGATTATTAAATGAGTTAAAACAATTAGGTCATAAAGTTTTTGAAGCTGACTATTTTGTTTCAAAGTTATATAATGATCCAAAATTTGCTTTAGAAGTCGCTAAAAAAGTATCTTTAGATTTAGTAAGTGATTCAAAAGTTCTCAAAGATAAAATTAAAAATGAACTGTTAAATAACTCAGATGCTTTTATCAAATTAGAAAACCTAGTTATTGATAAAGTTTTAGAACATTTAGAAGCTAACTATTACCATTTTGTAGAGCTGCCGATTCTTTTCAAAATGAATAAAGCGCAAACTAAAAGTATCAAAGAAATTTGATTCCTTGAAATTGATGAAAGTAAAAGACAAGAGTACTTAAAAACTAAACATATTGATAAAGCCATTTTATCAACACTTGATGCCAAAAACAATTATATATGGTCACAAACAAACAATTTTAATGGGATTAAAGTTGTGAATATCTTAGTGGATAAAGATAGAAAAATTAAAGAAATTTCAAAATATAATTGTCATTGCCAAATAAATATTTAAAATTATTGTACTAATGAAAACAGGAGAAATTATGAGTAAAAAGTTATCACTTGATTTTGATCATTTTGCCGTTACAAGGGCAGGTATTATTTCTAATGCAGATCTAACTAATTTAAGACAATTATATGGGCCAATTATTGGTGGTCTTGGTGTTTTATTATATGAATATTTAATTGATTTATCTAGAAATGTTGAATTTGCAACAATTCCATTTAATTTTTCTTCATTAAATATCTTATTAAACTCACATGAAAATGACTTAAATAAAAGTAGAGCAGAATTAGAGGCATTAGGTCTTATTAATACATATAAAGATAGCAATAGAGCTGTTACAATTTTTATCTTACAAAGACCTCTTACTCCTGAACAATTTACAACGAATCCATTTTTAACTAAATTATTAATTAAACATGTTGGTAAAACAAATTTTGAAAGATTAACAAAACGTAAAGAGTCATCTAAAATCAGTGTTAACCCATTTGAATTTGAAGATATTTCAGAAAACTTCTTTAATGTATTCCAAAATTCATTAACTGATTCTTCTAACAATTTAAAAAATTTCTTAATTTCTAGCGGAAGCAAAGAAGTTAATGATGCAGAAATTCATGTAATGTCTAAAAACAACGATATTTATACACCATTGCCAATTGGTAACATTAAATATACAAATATTTATCAAGCTGTTTTAAATTTAGACACAATAGCATTTATTAAACAATGTTTAAATCGTGAACCATTAATAAATGAATTAGAAAACTTAGAAACTTGAAAATCAATTATTAACGATACAAAAGCTCTGAACATTATTATTTTTTATGCATTCAAGAGAAGAAATCAAAATTGATTTAAATATACCAATAATTTAATTGCAGAGCTTAAATCAAATAAAATCTTTGAATTTGATAAAGTCGAAAATTATTTAGATGGTAAATTCAAAAACAATCTTAGAACTAAAAAAATTTATGAAGAAAAAACTGTTTTGAAAGCGCAATATATTAAATAATTATGAATGATCCTAAAAAAATAGATTTTGCTTTCATGCAAGATGAAAAATTCAAAAAAATTATTAGTTCAAAAATTGATAACAATGTAATTCTAAATGATGCAAAGAAAAATAAAATTATCGGAAAAATAATAACCGATCTTGAAATGACTGATGCAGAAATTCTAAAATTTGTGCCTACTTTATTCATTATTAATGAAGAGCAAAAAAATAAAACAAATCTTTTATGAGAAACAGTTTTATATAGAAATGATAACAATCAATTAAGAGTTGGTAAGCGCGCAGTTCAAAATAATTTAAATAATGAATTTAAGATTGAACAAAACATCATGTTTAAAGAGTTTTCTAAACCAATTACGAATCATTTAATTAAAACTTCAAAATTAAAACTTGATTCAGATCACAGTGATATTATCGAATACATTAATGAATTTTTAAAAGATCCAATCAAAGCAAATTCGCTTTATTTAAGTGGAAATATTAAATCAAATAGAAGTTATATTTTGAGCGTAATTGCAAATGAATATGCCTTAATTGGTAAAGAAGTAGCTTACATTGATATCAATATGTTAGATGATAAAATTAGAAGAAGCTTTGAAAAAAGAGATATTGATATTGATATATTAATTAAAGACTTCTCAACAGTTGATGTTTTAATTTTCGATGAAATCGGGTTTAAAAATGTTTCAAAATGATTTTTAGAAAGTATCTTTATACCTATTTTATGAAATAGATATCAAAATCCTGAATTAAAAACTTTCTTTGGTGCTTATTACAACTTTGATGATTTATTCAAACAATTATTCAAAAAATCATCAACAGAATCAATAGATGTTAATTCACCTATTGTTCAAAAAATGATTTTCTTAATTGATAAGATTTCTTTAGAAAAGGTGTGAATTAGCGAATATGAATAATTTAAAAATAGTTTTAGCAGGGACACCAGAATTTTCTGTTCCAGCTTTTGAAGAAGTTATTAAAAACTTCAACGTTGTTGCAATTGTATCGCAACCAGATAGACCAGCAAATAGAGGATATAAATTACTTCCAACACCAACAAAATTACTCGCTGAAAAATATAACATTAAGTTATTTCAACCAGAAAAAATTGGAGAAATATATCAAGAATTAAAAGAATTAGATTACGATATTTTGTTAACTTGTGCATTTGGACAATACATTCCAACAAATGTTTTGGAATTGGCTAAAATAGCCTCAATTAATATCCATGGTTCTTTATTACCTAAATATAGAGGCGCAGCCCCTATTCAACATTCTCTTTGAAATGGAGATAAAGAAACTGGAATCAATTTAATTTATATGACTAAGGCAATGGATGCTGGAGATATTATTTTCAAAGCAAAAATTGATATTTTAGATAAAGACACATCGGATTCAATTTTTGCAAAACTTTCAGTTCTTGCGAAAGAAAAAATTAGTGCTTGATTGTTTGATTTTGCAAAAGGTAATTTTAAAGCTATTAAACAAGATGAATCAAAAGTTGTTTTATCTCCAAAATTAAGAAAAGAAGATGCAATTTTAGAGCCTAGTTTAACAACAGAACAAGCATTTAACAAAATTAGAGCTTTCTCATCAAATCCAGGAGCATATTTAATCATTGAAAACAAAAGAGTTAAAATCTTTTATGCTCAAAAAGATAAATTACCAAATTCTATTAAATTAGATTTTTCAGATGGTCAATTATATGCAACTGATTATCAATATGAATCTAAAAAAAGAGTAACTTTAACAAAATAATTTGTTAATATGTTAATGTTTATATATTATTTGAATTATTGGATCATTTTAACTATATAATAATCTAAAAATTTATTATAATAGTGTTGTAAATCGATTTTACACAAAAATAATATATTATTAAAATTCAGAAACTTTGTAAAAAGTTATCTATAAGAAAGGAAAAATATGAAAAAAGTAGCAATTAACGGATTCGGTAGAATCGGTAGATTATTCTTCCGTAGATTATTAGAATCAGGATCAAACTTAGAGGTAGTTGCTGTTAATGATTTAACAGATGCAAAAACATTAGCTCACTTATTAAAATTCGATACAGCATTTGGGAGATTAAATGCAACAGTAGAAGCTAAAGAAGGTGCTATTATTGTTAATGGTAAAGAAATTAAAGTTACAGCTGAAAGAGACCCAGAAAACTTACCATGAGCAGAATTAGGAATTGACTTAGTTGTTGAATCAACAGGGTTCTTTACAAAACGTGAAGGTGCAGAAAAACACTTAAAAGCTGGTGCTAAAAAAGTTGTTGTTTCAGCTCCATCAGATAAAGATGTTAAAACAGTTGTTTACAACGTTAACCACGACATTTTAGATGCAAATGATACAGTTATTTCAGCTGCATCATGTACAACAAACAGCTTAGCTCCTATGGTTAAAGTTTTAGTTGATGAATTCGGAATTAAATCAGGATACATGACAACAATCCACGCTTACACAGGAGACCAAAGATTACAAGATGCTCCACACAAAGACTTACGTAGAGCACGTGCAGCAGCTTCAAACATGGTTCCTACATCAACAGGTGCTGCTAAAGCTATTGGATTAGTAGTTCCAGAAGCTTCAGGAAAATTAGATGGTATTGCAGTTCGTGTTCCTTTATTAACAGGATCATTAGTTGACTTATCAGTATTCTTAGAAAAACAACCAACAGTTGAAGAGCTTAACGCAGCTATGAAAAAAGCAGCTAACGAAACAATGAAATACGAAACAGATGAAATCGTTTCATCAGACATCGTAAACTCAACATTCGGTTCAATCTTTGACTCAGCATTAACAACAGTTAAACCTACACCAGAAGGAAACTTATACAAATTATTCTCATGATACGATAATGAAATGTCATACGTTTCACAATTAGTAAGAACAGTTGTTCACTTTGCTAACTTAAAAAAATAATAAAAAACTAAAATCAAAGGTGTTATAGCCTTTGATTTTTCATATATATTTTGGTTCTAATTTAACTTTAGTTTGTCTACTAATTCATAGTTATTAAATCTTAATAAATTGTTTATAATTAAATTGTATTTAATTATGGAGGTATAAAATGAAGAAAATTAAATCATTTTTATTATCTAATTTAGCAGCTTTAGGTATTATACCTATCGCTATTGCTGCATCGTGTTCAAAACAACCAGTTGAAAATAATCAAAAAGATAAAACTGATTCAAATAAAAAAGACACTAAAGACCCATCAAATGACTTAGACACCACAAGTCCTTCAACACCAATTCCAGGAACACAAGGAACACCGGGAGCAAATGGTTCAAGAAATAATAACCCAGAAGTAAATGGTGAAGAAGTTAAAAAATTCATTGCTAACAAAAGCTTTGATCAACTTTTCAAAATCAAAAATCAAACATTTAACAATACAATTGAAACTTCAAGCATTAGTGCAAATGAATTTACCAACAAACTTTCAAGTGATGAATTAAAAATCGAATCACTTAATGATATTGTAAAAGTTGAATTTGCAAATCCTATCAAAAACAGTGACAATCAATCAGTTACACTTTATGTTAAAATCGCAGGTATTGAGACTCCAAAACAATTTACTTTAACAGGATTTAAACGTGAACAAGTTTTGGATATCCAACCACCTCAAAAACAAGAATCAGAGTTCTCTTTATATAGAAAAATGACTCAAGTTGAAAGATATAAAAAAGATATCCAAGACTATGATCCAATCTTAGCACGTAACTCACAACCAAGAAACCTTGGTATTTCAGATGCAGAAAAAGCAAAATTTGATGAAAAAGCAAATAGCTTAAACTTACCAACATATGATAGAGCCAACTTATTAGGAATGACAATACCTAAATATGACTCAAATGGAACTTTCCTTGGTTTAGACATCAAAACAGATGGAGAAACACCAAAAGGTCCATCATGAGTTGATA
This window contains:
- a CDS encoding 5'-3' exonuclease produces the protein MNNQAKTLVIDGNYMMFQSFYATYRGDINAILRTSFGIPTNAIAVFLSQLLKLIKFINPTHLLIAFDAHGKTKRHEIFPEYKSGRMKAPIEIFEQFDTIKKLLSSLNVKIIEQVGDEADDIIGTYCKRASGEKYIFSSDKDLLQLVDKNTYYVIKKGLDISFITIDNFFENFGLYPNQITTFKGLKGDSSDNLPGVKGIGEKTALKLIEEYKNFESIYQAVENNSLNATQSVIKKLQDGKEQGFMSYELSKINTDVQNIDLDLKHYLLNLNYENAKETIEYLELFSFQRELLKYLKK
- a CDS encoding dephospho-CoA kinase, whose translation is MVAIVGKIASGKTRLLNELKQLGHKVFEADYFVSKLYNDPKFALEVAKKVSLDLVSDSKVLKDKIKNELLNNSDAFIKLENLVIDKVLEHLEANYYHFVELPILFKMNKAQTKSIKEIWFLEIDESKRQEYLKTKHIDKAILSTLDAKNNYIWSQTNNFNGIKVVNILVDKDRKIKEISKYNCHCQINI
- a CDS encoding replication initiation and membrane attachment family protein — translated: MSKKLSLDFDHFAVTRAGIISNADLTNLRQLYGPIIGGLGVLLYEYLIDLSRNVEFATIPFNFSSLNILLNSHENDLNKSRAELEALGLINTYKDSNRAVTIFILQRPLTPEQFTTNPFLTKLLIKHVGKTNFERLTKRKESSKISVNPFEFEDISENFFNVFQNSLTDSSNNLKNFLISSGSKEVNDAEIHVMSKNNDIYTPLPIGNIKYTNIYQAVLNLDTIAFIKQCLNREPLINELENLETWKSIINDTKALNIIIFYAFKRRNQNWFKYTNNLIAELKSNKIFEFDKVENYLDGKFKNNLRTKKIYEEKTVLKAQYIK
- the fmt gene encoding methionyl-tRNA formyltransferase: MNNLKIVLAGTPEFSVPAFEEVIKNFNVVAIVSQPDRPANRGYKLLPTPTKLLAEKYNIKLFQPEKIGEIYQELKELDYDILLTCAFGQYIPTNVLELAKIASINIHGSLLPKYRGAAPIQHSLWNGDKETGINLIYMTKAMDAGDIIFKAKIDILDKDTSDSIFAKLSVLAKEKISAWLFDFAKGNFKAIKQDESKVVLSPKLRKEDAILEPSLTTEQAFNKIRAFSSNPGAYLIIENKRVKIFYAQKDKLPNSIKLDFSDGQLYATDYQYESKKRVTLTK
- the gap gene encoding type I glyceraldehyde-3-phosphate dehydrogenase; the encoded protein is MKKVAINGFGRIGRLFFRRLLESGSNLEVVAVNDLTDAKTLAHLLKFDTAFGRLNATVEAKEGAIIVNGKEIKVTAERDPENLPWAELGIDLVVESTGFFTKREGAEKHLKAGAKKVVVSAPSDKDVKTVVYNVNHDILDANDTVISAASCTTNSLAPMVKVLVDEFGIKSGYMTTIHAYTGDQRLQDAPHKDLRRARAAASNMVPTSTGAAKAIGLVVPEASGKLDGIAVRVPLLTGSLVDLSVFLEKQPTVEELNAAMKKAANETMKYETDEIVSSDIVNSTFGSIFDSALTTVKPTPEGNLYKLFSWYDNEMSYVSQLVRTVVHFANLKK